The following is a genomic window from Chryseobacterium ginsenosidimutans.
TCATTCCGTTTCTTCTGTAAAATGCTGATGCAACGATCAATTTATCAACAATTCCGGGGTGACGATGAGCAATTTGCATCACTGTATTTCCTCCGTTGCTGAAACCCCAGAAGGATGTTTTCTCGATGTTCAATTCTTTCAACAGTGCAACAACATCATCGGCATCCTGTTCAAAAGTTTCAGGAATATTGCGATGTTCGGTCATTCCGTGGTTTTGAAGATCGATTCCGATTAATTGGAATTTGTTTTCAAGCCTTGATATAACTTCCTTATAATCAAATAAAATAGAACCACCACCACCATGAATCAGCACCAAAGGCTTTCCGGAACCATAAATTTCGTAATACATGTTGATTCCGTTGACCGATTTATAACCTTTTTCCAAGGGATTCATACTTAGTATTTTAAATTTTTATCAAAATCGTATTTCATTCCTTCATAGCCAAGTATTCTGCGCATTAATCCTATTTGTCCGCTCAGATAATCTTCACGACCGATGCACATTCCGACAAAATTGAGAACTGTTTCAGGGAAAAAATCAATGTTCATTCCCATCGGAAAAGCTTTGTCTAATTCTTCATCAGAAACTTCCAACAACCTATTATAAACAAGAGGTGAAATTTTATGAAAACTCTCTTTTAATTGCTGTAAAGCCGGATAATTTAGACTTTCATCCAATGCTTTTCCCTGAAAGAAAAAATCTTTAAATTCAAACTCTTCCTTAAGTCCTAAAACAAATCCCAAAGCATAACGCATATCGAGAAAATTTCCGACCATCCAAACGATATGGTTGGTTCTGTTTTCAATTCTTTTTACTGCATCCTCTTCCGAAATTCCATCAAGAACCATCAGGAAATTCTGACTGTGACCGCGGAATGCAGGAATAATGATTTCTAATTTTTTTGATTTTGGAGTGTCCATTTTTGTTGATTTAGTTTTAATATTCCACAGACTTTACATATCACACAGAATATTGGTGAAGATTTAGTTGTGATTTACATTTCACTTGTGGATAGTGCAGACTGAGCAGTTCTTTCGAATTTTTATTTTATTGCTCCGGGATTCCCTAGAATTCTTCTGAGATAACCAAATTGCCCGCTATGATAAATTTCGTGTAGAGTAAGTCCCGAAATATCATTAATTATTACAGGATCAATACTTTCAAGACTATTTAATTTGGATTCAAGTTTGTTTTGAGTTTCTTGTAAATAGGCTTTTAATTCTTCAAAACTTATAAATTCATTTTTTCTGTTCAAAGGAATTTCACCTCTGTTATAGCAGGAAAATTTTTCGTTATTCCAAACCGACTCTTCACCCAAAACATTGAGAAAAGCATTTCTTATATAAATTAAATGCCCTAAAATCCAATTCATACAATTGGCTTCATTATTAGGAAAAATCATTGCTTCTTCGTTGGAAATTCCGTCGACATTCATTAAAATCACTTTATAATTACTGAATATCAGATATTTAATGATTTCTATATCGTTTGATATTGTTTCCATTACCTATGCTTGAGGAAATTGGGAAGCATCTACAAATATTACATTCCAGCCGTGTCCGTCGATATCCCAAAAAGAATTTTGGTACATCCATCCGTGATCCTGAGCTTCTTCATGTTGATAAGCACCGTTTTCAACAGCAGCATTTACCACCTGATCGACTTCTTCGCGGCTGTTTAAGCCGATAGCCACCAAAACCTGAGTAGTATCACCCTTTGGAACAGGTCTTTCCGAAAAAGTCTGGAAATATTCTTCCGTCAAAAACATGACATAAATATTATCGTTCATCACTACACAAACTGCTTTTTCATCCGAAATTTGTTCGTTAATAGAGAATCCGATTTTTGTCCAGAATTCTTTCGTTTTCTGAATATCTTTAACCGGAAGATTGACATAGATTTGATTGATTTTCATTTTGTAATTTTTTTTAATGTTAAACTTTTAACCAAAATTACCCCGTTAAAACAAAAATCAACTTGCCATAAGACAAGATTTAAATTTTCTTTGGATGAGAAACCAATTCCTTACGAATTCTGCTTAAAGAAGTATCTGTAACTCCCAGATATGAGGCGATTTGCTTTAACGGAGCAAATTGTACGACCTGACATTTTTGTTTTAATAAATTAAGATAACGTTTTGTTGCGGAAAGTGTAAACATTTCAACAGAGCGCTGTTTGTAAGCAAAAAGCTGCTGTGACATCCATGATCTTCCCCATTCTCTTAGGTTTGGGATTTTATGAAATAATTCCTGAAAAGTATCAAAATCAAATATCCAACATTCACAATCTGTAATGCAAACGATATTTTCCTGAGATGCACTTCTTTGGAAAAGCGACAAGACATCAATAATAATTTCGTTTTCTGTAAAAAAGTGCGTGGTTACCTCGTTTCCATTAAAATCATTGACATATGACCGAGCCAAACCCTTCTCCAAAATAAAGTATTCGTTTGCAGTTTTCCCTTCTTCAAGAATAAAATCGCCTTTATGGAAAAATATTTTTTTATGAGCCTGAAATATTTCTTCGAGCTCCTCATCCAGGAAAAATGGAAAATCATAACAGATTTCTAAGGCTTTATTCGTCATCAATCAAATGTTTTTAAGTTTTTAAAAATAGAATTTTTATTGGAATTGATGAAAGAATTATTAAACAAAATGATAAATTGTGGTAGACAACTTTATTGTAATCCTTTGCACACAGACATTACAATCAACTCATAATAAGTTTAAAGTTTAAATTTTAAACATTATCATTCAAATAACAAAAATCAAATGTGCTATTAACAACTCTAAGACTTTTACTATTTGCTATGTTTGCTTAATGAATAAAGGATTTTACAGTTTAAATTAAGCTTTAAAACAAAGAAAGCTGAATAGGTTTTGGATTGGAAGGTTTCTGAGCATCTCCAAAAACAGTTTTCCCACCAAAACGCCATGAGTTTTGCCGTTCTTCTTCAATAACTTCCTGAATATCAAAATTTGGGGTGAATTCTTTTTCCGTTGCTTCAACAATCTGATGAAGTTTGTTTAACGTTTTTAATTTATCTGAATTTCCAAGCTTGGATTTTTCAATTCCTGACTTAAGAATTTGAATGCTTTCATCATAAACTTTAGTCGGAACAGGAAACGGATGCCCGTCTTTCCCGCCATGAGCAAAGGAAAACCTCGCCGGATCTTTGAATCTTGAAGGTGCACCGTGAATCACCTCACTCACCAAAGCGAGTGACTGCATCGTTCGCGGACCGACACCTTTTAGCATTAATAAATCTTCGAAATTCTGAGGTTGCTGTTCTCTCGTCACATACAAAAGCGCACCTAAACGTTTTAAATCTACATCAGAAGCCTGAACATCATGATGATTGGGAAGAATTAATCTTGAAAAATCACTCATAATTTCCGCGGAATCGGTGTGTGAAATATCCAAAATACCTTTTCGGTTTCCTGAAGCTTCTGAATCTGTTAAGTTCAAAATTTCACCTCTTGAAATGCCATTAATTCCCGTGTGAGGCTCTTCAATAAAGGATTTTATATTTTCCGAATGCCAGTGATAACGTCTTGCTGTACCATCGGATTCATGCATTCCCTGTTGAACGACGCTCCAGTTTCCGTTATCTGACAAAATAAAATTGTGCAAATACAATTGATAACCATCCTGAATCGCAGTATTATCAACCTTTGCGGAAAGTTTACTGGCTCTTACCAATTCGGTTCCGTTTAAGCCTGTTTTATCTGCAATCTGAAGTAATTCCGAAGGCGTATCTCTTGAGAATTTACCTTTTCCGCCACAAATATAAAGTCCAAGCGATTGAGAATTGGGATTGATAGATCGTTTTAAAGCACCCATGACAGAAGTTGTAATGCCTGAAGAATGCCAGTCCATTCCCATTACTGCTCCAAAACTTTGAAACCAAAAAGGATCAGCAAGCCGACGAAGAACTTCATCTTTTCCGTAATCTACCAGGATTACTTCAATAATCGAAAGCCCAAGAATAGACATACGTTCATACAGCCATGGCGGTACTTTGCCATAGTGTAAGGGTAAATCTGCTGTTCCGGAACGTTTCATTTAATCTGTAAATTTAGTTTTATTATGATGATATTTTTATGTTTTGAATCAATTATTAAACAAAAAAGTGAATAAAGTTCATACTTTTTTAAAGTCTTTCTTAAAGCAAGCTACCTTATCAAATTCAATTGTTGTCCAAATTAATTAAAGCTTATTGATGTGATAAAATATTAACTAATTTCCCAAACGGATCCTTGACAAAGAACCTGCGAACTCCCCAATCTTCATTGGTAATCTCATAAATAATTTCAAATTCTGAATTCTTAATTTGTTCATACATTTCATCAACATTATCAACTCCAATAGAAAGATCAGGAACTTCCGTGTCATTTCCGCCCTGAATTGCAAAACTAATCTGAACTTTCGCTTCTTCGTCACTCCCGAAAGTTTTGATCCAGCCATGATTCATTACCGTTTCAAGACCTAAAATATCATGATAAAAATGATCTGCTTTTGACAGATCTTCAGCTTTGATATTTGTAACGATTCTTTTTACCATTATCAACCTTATTTAGAAATTCTTACTGCCAAAAAAGCCTTGCAAATAAAACTTTCACAAGGCTTTTATAAAAATTTATGGGTAAATTATTTTAATGCTTCAATTGCTGCACTATAATTTGGTTCGTTGGCAATTTCTGAAACCTGTTCAGTATAAACCACTTTATTGTTCTCGTCAGTTACGATTACAGCACGGCTCAAAAGACCTTTCATCGGAGAATCTGTAATTGTCACCTCATAATCATCACCAAAAGTGCCTCTGAAATCTGAAAGTGTTTCAATATTATTTAACCCTTCTGCAGCACAAAATCTTGTCAAAGCAAAAGGAAGGTCTTTTGAAACATTGATTACAACAGTATTCTCAAGGTTTGAAGCTTCTTCGTTGAATTTTCTTGCAGAAGATGCACAAGTCGGTGTATCAATACTTGGGAAAATATTGAAAACTTTTTTCTTTCCTTCAAAGTTCTCAAGAGTTTTTACACTTAAACCGGAATCTACCAAAGCAAAATCTTTTACAGTTGTTCCTACTGCCGGTAAAGTTCCTATTGTATGTACTTCGTTTCCTTTTAAAGTAATATTTGACATAAATTTATTTTTTAAGTTTTTCAAATTTAATCAAAATGAAAAGGACTTTCTTGAAATAAAGGTTAAATAATTCTTAAAGTGAAAATTCTTATTTGGGTTTAATCTAAAAAAATTAAATTTTAACTAAATTTGTGGAACTAAAAAATCAAATAATAAATAACAGTATAATGTCAGACAAATCAAAAATCTATTACACCCTTACGGATGAGGCTCCAATGTTGGCTACACACTCGTTCTTACCTATCGTAAAGGCATTTACAAAATCAGCAAATATTGAGATCGCTGTTCCGGATATTTCTTTGGCAGGAAGAATCTTAGCAAACTTCCCGGAATTTTTGAAAGATGATCAGAAAATTAATGATGCTCTAGCTCAATTGGGTGAATTGGCTACTCAACCGGATGCAAACATTATCAAATTACCTAATATTTCAGCTTCTGCACCTCAATTAGATGCAGCTATTGCTGAATTACAGTCTAAAGGTTTCGCAGTTCCAAATTATCCTGCAGAGCCTAAAAATGATGAGGAAAAAGCAATCAAAGCTAAATATGCCAAAGTATTGGGAAGTGCTGTAAACCCTGTATTAAGAGAAGGAAACTCTGACAGACGTGCTCCAAAAGCTGTTAAAAACTATGCAAAAGCAAACCCTCACAGAATGGGTGACTGGGCTTCTGACAGTAAAACTGACGTTGCTCATATGGACAACGGAGATTTCTACGGAACAGAAACTTCTACTACTCTTGAGAATGCTACAAAATATAAAATCGTTTTCAAAGGAAATGATGGTGCTGAAACTTTATTAAAAGATTTCGCAGGTCTTCAGGCAGGAGAAATTATCGATTCTTCTGTTATGAATTTAAACGCTTTGAGAGCTTTTGTAAAAGAAGCTATCGAAGAAGCTAAAAATAAAAATGTACTTCTTTCTGCTCACTTAAAGGCTACGATGATGAAAATCTCCGATCCTATTATTTTTGGGGCGATCGTAGAAACTTTCTTTAAAGATGTTTTTGCTAAATATGCTGAAACGTTCAAGTCTTTAGATGTTAATCCCAACAACGGTCTTGCTGATCTTTTTGATAAAATCAAGGGAAATGCTCAGGAAGCTGAGATTAAAGCGGATATTGAAACGGCTTTGGCAAACGGACCAAGAGTGGCAATGGTAAATTCTGATAAAGGAATTACGAATTTCCACGTTCCTTCTGACATTATTGTTGATGCATCTATGGCTGCTTTAGTAAGAGGCGGAGGAAAAATGTGGAACAAAGAAGGAAAAGAAGAAGATACAGTTTGTATCATTCCGGACCGTTCTTATGCAGGTTTTTATCAGTCTGTAATTGATGACATGAAAGCACACGGAAAATTAGATCCTACAACAATGGGTTCTGTTCCGAATGTTGGTTTAATGGCTCAAAAAGCTGAAGAGTATGGATCTCATGACAAAACTTTCCAGGCTTCTGCTGACGGAACAATTGAAGTTCAGGACGAAGCAGGAAGCGTTCTCCTTTCTCAGAAAGTAGAAAAAGGTGATATCTTCAGAATGTGTCAGACTAAAGATGCTCCAATCCAGGACTGGGTAAAATTAGCGGTAAACAGAGCCAGATTATCTGATACACCTGCAATTTTCTGGCTAGACAAAGGAAGAGCTCACGACAGGGAAATCATCAAAAAAGTAGAAAAATATCTTGCAGATTATGATACAAACGGACTTGACATTAAAATTCTTGATGTAAAAGACGCAATGACTGAGACGTTGAAAAGAGCAAGAGAAGGAAAAGATACAATTTCTGTTTCAGGAAACGTATTGAGAGATTATTTAACAGACCTTTTCCCTATTCTAGAGCTTGGAACTTCTGCAAAAATGCTTTCTATCGTTCCATTAATGAACGGTGGTGGCTTGTTCGAAACCGGTGCGGGAGGTTCTGCTCCAAAACATATTGAACAATTCTTAGAAGAAGGCTATTTAAGATGGGATTCTTTAGGTGAATTCTTAGCTCTACAGGCTTCTTTGGAACATTTAGCACAAACACAAGGGAATACGAAAGCTCAGGTTTTGGCTGATGCATTAGATGAAGCAAATGCTAAATTCTTGGCTACAGATAAATCTCCTGCAAGAAAAGTTGGACAAATCGATAACAGAGGTTCTCACTTCTATCTGGCAATGTATTGGGCGGAAGCTTTGGCAAATCAAACTGCTGATGCTGAATTAGCTCAACAATTTGCTCCGGTTGCAGAAGCATTGCTGGAAAGCGAAGAAGTGATTAATTCTGAATTAATTGGTGCTCAAGGTAAGCCTCAAAATATTGATGGTTACTACAAAACTGATACTTTCAAAACGTATGAGGCAATGAGACCAAGCACAGTGCTAAATGAAATTATTGACGGAATTTAATTTTCGGATTTAATATAAAAATGAAAAGCTCCTTTTTTAAGGGGCTTTTTTGGTTTAATTGAAACACAAATAATCACTAATATTTTTCACAAATAACACAATTAACAATAACAAATAGTAGCAGTTAGCCGCCCCGTTTGTCATTCCGTAGGAATCTAAACATCGTTTTTGATTTAGTTTCTTGAATTTTTAAATTTTATCCTCCACAATAACTTTCCGATGCTCCCTTCCCCAATTAATCATTTCTGCAATAATATTCCCAAAAGTTCGGCAATATTCTGTTGGAACATACTCAATTAAAACAGGTGTATCGGGGTAAACATTTCGTTTTACCAACTTATTCAACTCCATGTCTTTCAACTCCTTTGAAAGCATTCTTGTGGTAATTCCGGGGATGCTTCTTTCAATTTCACGGAAACGTTTGTTACCGTTACAAATGGCATTAATAACAGGAATTCTCCACTTTCCTCCAATGAAATAAAGAGTATCCTGTAATGCTCTCAACTCTTCGGTTTGATCTCTTTCCATGTCTGCAAATTTACGTGATATAATTGACGATACTGATATACTCTGTGATACTGGTTACAAAAGTATATCAATTTCCAATAACTTTGTCAAAAATTTAAAGAAATGAATACATTTAATAACAAACTAGCCATCGTAACCGGAGGAAACAGCGGAATCGGTTATGCAACTGCAAAAGAATTAATTGCAGAAGGTGCAAAAGTAATCATCACAGGAAGAAGAAAAGAAGCTGTGGAAAAAGCAGCTGAAGAATTGGGAGCTATCCCATTTGTGGCAGATCAGTCAAATCTTGATGATATCGACTTATTAAAAAAAGAAGTTGAAAATAAATATGGAAAAGTTGACATTTTATTTATCAATGCCGGAGTGACGGGAGGTTTAATTCCTATTGAAAATATGAGTGTTGAGAATTTTGACAATGTAATGAACATCAATTTCAGGGGAGCATATTTTACGTTGAATAAATTCATTCCGTTGTTGAATGAAGGAGCTTCTGTTGTCTTTTTGTCCTCAATTGTTGCAACAATGTATCACGCAAATAATTCCGTTTATCAAGCGAGTAAGGCAGCATTAAATTCAATTGCAAAAACAGCCGCCGTAGAATTGGCGCCAAGAAAAATTAGAGTGAATATGGTAAGTCCGGGACCTACAAAAACAGAAATTATGTATAAAGCAGGATTAGATGAAACTACTTTATCCGGACTTGACGAATGGATGATCAGCCAAATTCCTTTGAGAAAAATAGGAACGGCAGAAGATGTTGCCAAGGCAATTGTCTATCTATCTGACAATAATATTGCAAGTTTCATGACCGGAACTGAAATTGTAATTGATGGTGGAATGGTTTTATAGAGAACTTACATCAAATTTTAACAAATACCGGCAATTTCGATTATCGGTATTTTTAGTTTTAAACTTTTAACCTTCAAAAATTCCATTTCACCTTTCGATATGTCCGGTTCACCCGATTTCTTATTTCAAAGCTTCGTTCAACATTCTACTTTTGAGCGATAAAAGAAAATCATTATGGACTCAATAAAAGAAAAAAAGAAAATAAAACCAATTGCTGTTATATTTCTGGCAGTTTTAGGAATTTTTATCTCTTTACAGCTTTTCAACAAACCATTAGAAGGAAAACCTGTTGCAAAAAAGATCGAAGCACCCCGCGAAGTTCTGACAATTTTGGAAAACTCTTGTTTTAACTGTCATTCAAATCAACAGAATCTAAGTTGGTATGATAAAATTGCACCAATTTCCTGGGCAGTGAATAAAGATGTAAAAAGAGCAAAGGAAGCTCTCAATTTTTCAGAATGGAATTATTCGGCAGGCGAACATGAGGGAAAAATGTACGCCATCTTAAATATGATGAAAAGTGGAAAAATGCCGCTCCACAATTATATATTACTCCATCCCTCTGCAAAAATTACAACAAAAGATGTTGAAACAATAAAAAAATATACACTTTCATTATCGAGTGTCGGTCCGGCAAAAAAAGAAGCAAAAAATATTCATCAAAATATTGAAATTAAAGGAAATAATACACATTCAAAATTTCCCGTTTCTCCAAACGGCGTAAAATATACAGACGATTACAAAAATTGGAAAGTAATCAGTATGAGTACACTTTTCGATAAATCAATACGTGTAATTTACGGAAATAACATTGCGGTAAAAGCCATTGAAAACGAAGATTTTCATCCTTGGCCAAATGGTAGCATTATTGTAAAATCTGTTTGGAAACAGGAAAAATTAGCAGACGGAGAAGTGAGAGCAGGAGAATTTGTCAATGCACAGTTTATGGTTAAAGATTCAAAAAAATACACCGATACTGAAGGTTGGGGATTTGCAAAATTTTCAGGAAAAGATCTTCATCCGACAGGAAAAACAGCATCCTTTGCCAAAGAATCATGCATCGCCTGTCATAGACAATTAGCCGAAAAAACAGGCTATTTATTTGATGTTCCAATGAAAGTAAATACAGAAAGATTAATTAAAAACCTTCAGAAATAATGAAAAAGATATTATTCATAATCATGTCAGTTTGTGCATTATTCACTGCCTGTAAAATTGATGAACCCGACAAAGATTTAAAACGTATTGTTTTTGATCCTGGAAATTTGAAATTCATTTCAACATCATTAAATACAAAAAAAGAAACTTCATCCGCATTATACGGAAATCAAGAAGCTTTAGAATCATTATCGAGCGAAAATAATCAACTAAAAATCGGTTCAACACTAAAATTAGTAACCTGGAAATATCATGAAAATCCACAATATATCGGAGGCACAATTACAGGAGAATTACTAAGTGTTGAAACTTTTAAAACCGATAAAAATGGAAAGATTTCTTATCAAATTCAAAATTCTACTGAAAAAGAAAATAATCCTTCAAATAAAGAAGA
Proteins encoded in this region:
- a CDS encoding alpha/beta fold hydrolase, which produces MNPLEKGYKSVNGINMYYEIYGSGKPLVLIHGGGGSILFDYKEVISRLENKFQLIGIDLQNHGMTEHRNIPETFEQDADDVVALLKELNIEKTSFWGFSNGGNTVMQIAHRHPGIVDKLIVASAFYRRNGMMDGFFEGMMEATMESMPEPLKINFLNLNPDFSKLENMFDKDSKRMQTFNDWDEDILTSIQSPALFISGDKDVIKPEHVVEMWRLVDGSQLMILPATHGSYMMADFGGNIDKNLIDFTASGVEKFLNN
- a CDS encoding DinB family protein, whose amino-acid sequence is MDTPKSKKLEIIIPAFRGHSQNFLMVLDGISEEDAVKRIENRTNHIVWMVGNFLDMRYALGFVLGLKEEFEFKDFFFQGKALDESLNYPALQQLKESFHKISPLVYNRLLEVSDEELDKAFPMGMNIDFFPETVLNFVGMCIGREDYLSGQIGLMRRILGYEGMKYDFDKNLKY
- a CDS encoding VOC family protein, which encodes MKINQIYVNLPVKDIQKTKEFWTKIGFSINEQISDEKAVCVVMNDNIYVMFLTEEYFQTFSERPVPKGDTTQVLVAIGLNSREEVDQVVNAAVENGAYQHEEAQDHGWMYQNSFWDIDGHGWNVIFVDASQFPQA
- a CDS encoding Crp/Fnr family transcriptional regulator; this encodes MTNKALEICYDFPFFLDEELEEIFQAHKKIFFHKGDFILEEGKTANEYFILEKGLARSYVNDFNGNEVTTHFFTENEIIIDVLSLFQRSASQENIVCITDCECWIFDFDTFQELFHKIPNLREWGRSWMSQQLFAYKQRSVEMFTLSATKRYLNLLKQKCQVVQFAPLKQIASYLGVTDTSLSRIRKELVSHPKKI
- a CDS encoding DUF763 domain-containing protein, translated to MKRSGTADLPLHYGKVPPWLYERMSILGLSIIEVILVDYGKDEVLRRLADPFWFQSFGAVMGMDWHSSGITTSVMGALKRSINPNSQSLGLYICGGKGKFSRDTPSELLQIADKTGLNGTELVRASKLSAKVDNTAIQDGYQLYLHNFILSDNGNWSVVQQGMHESDGTARRYHWHSENIKSFIEEPHTGINGISRGEILNLTDSEASGNRKGILDISHTDSAEIMSDFSRLILPNHHDVQASDVDLKRLGALLYVTREQQPQNFEDLLMLKGVGPRTMQSLALVSEVIHGAPSRFKDPARFSFAHGGKDGHPFPVPTKVYDESIQILKSGIEKSKLGNSDKLKTLNKLHQIVEATEKEFTPNFDIQEVIEEERQNSWRFGGKTVFGDAQKPSNPKPIQLSLF
- a CDS encoding VOC family protein codes for the protein MVKRIVTNIKAEDLSKADHFYHDILGLETVMNHGWIKTFGSDEEAKVQISFAIQGGNDTEVPDLSIGVDNVDEMYEQIKNSEFEIIYEITNEDWGVRRFFVKDPFGKLVNILSHQ
- the tpx gene encoding thiol peroxidase — protein: MSNITLKGNEVHTIGTLPAVGTTVKDFALVDSGLSVKTLENFEGKKKVFNIFPSIDTPTCASSARKFNEEASNLENTVVINVSKDLPFALTRFCAAEGLNNIETLSDFRGTFGDDYEVTITDSPMKGLLSRAVIVTDENNKVVYTEQVSEIANEPNYSAAIEALK
- a CDS encoding NADP-dependent isocitrate dehydrogenase; translated protein: MSDKSKIYYTLTDEAPMLATHSFLPIVKAFTKSANIEIAVPDISLAGRILANFPEFLKDDQKINDALAQLGELATQPDANIIKLPNISASAPQLDAAIAELQSKGFAVPNYPAEPKNDEEKAIKAKYAKVLGSAVNPVLREGNSDRRAPKAVKNYAKANPHRMGDWASDSKTDVAHMDNGDFYGTETSTTLENATKYKIVFKGNDGAETLLKDFAGLQAGEIIDSSVMNLNALRAFVKEAIEEAKNKNVLLSAHLKATMMKISDPIIFGAIVETFFKDVFAKYAETFKSLDVNPNNGLADLFDKIKGNAQEAEIKADIETALANGPRVAMVNSDKGITNFHVPSDIIVDASMAALVRGGGKMWNKEGKEEDTVCIIPDRSYAGFYQSVIDDMKAHGKLDPTTMGSVPNVGLMAQKAEEYGSHDKTFQASADGTIEVQDEAGSVLLSQKVEKGDIFRMCQTKDAPIQDWVKLAVNRARLSDTPAIFWLDKGRAHDREIIKKVEKYLADYDTNGLDIKILDVKDAMTETLKRAREGKDTISVSGNVLRDYLTDLFPILELGTSAKMLSIVPLMNGGGLFETGAGGSAPKHIEQFLEEGYLRWDSLGEFLALQASLEHLAQTQGNTKAQVLADALDEANAKFLATDKSPARKVGQIDNRGSHFYLAMYWAEALANQTADAELAQQFAPVAEALLESEEVINSELIGAQGKPQNIDGYYKTDTFKTYEAMRPSTVLNEIIDGI
- a CDS encoding winged helix-turn-helix transcriptional regulator, producing the protein MERDQTEELRALQDTLYFIGGKWRIPVINAICNGNKRFREIERSIPGITTRMLSKELKDMELNKLVKRNVYPDTPVLIEYVPTEYCRTFGNIIAEMINWGREHRKVIVEDKI
- a CDS encoding SDR family oxidoreductase; the protein is MNTFNNKLAIVTGGNSGIGYATAKELIAEGAKVIITGRRKEAVEKAAEELGAIPFVADQSNLDDIDLLKKEVENKYGKVDILFINAGVTGGLIPIENMSVENFDNVMNINFRGAYFTLNKFIPLLNEGASVVFLSSIVATMYHANNSVYQASKAALNSIAKTAAVELAPRKIRVNMVSPGPTKTEIMYKAGLDETTLSGLDEWMISQIPLRKIGTAEDVAKAIVYLSDNNIASFMTGTEIVIDGGMVL
- a CDS encoding heme-binding domain-containing protein; translation: MDSIKEKKKIKPIAVIFLAVLGIFISLQLFNKPLEGKPVAKKIEAPREVLTILENSCFNCHSNQQNLSWYDKIAPISWAVNKDVKRAKEALNFSEWNYSAGEHEGKMYAILNMMKSGKMPLHNYILLHPSAKITTKDVETIKKYTLSLSSVGPAKKEAKNIHQNIEIKGNNTHSKFPVSPNGVKYTDDYKNWKVISMSTLFDKSIRVIYGNNIAVKAIENEDFHPWPNGSIIVKSVWKQEKLADGEVRAGEFVNAQFMVKDSKKYTDTEGWGFAKFSGKDLHPTGKTASFAKESCIACHRQLAEKTGYLFDVPMKVNTERLIKNLQK